The Hypnocyclicus thermotrophus nucleotide sequence TATTTTAACAAAAGCATTTAATAAAAATAAAGATATTTACATGAAAAAAATAGATGAAAATAATAATATGCTTATAGAAAAATTTGAAAATGTTACAATTTTACCTATAAATTATGAAAATATTCGTTATGGGGTATTAGTATTAGAAGGAAATGGAATAAAAACAACTATAAATGAAGAGGAAAAAGAGATACTAAAAATATTTAGTTTGAATTTAGGAATTTATTTACATACCAGATATTTAGAAGAAAATAATCTTAAATATGAACAAATAAGAACAATGGGGAAATTTGCACAATCAATTGTACATGAACTTCGAACTCCACTTGTTGGAATAAAAGGATTTGTTTCTATTGTAAAATCTAAATTTGAAAAAATAAAATTAAATGATAAAATAAATATGTATTTAGAAGGAATAGAAAAAGAAACTGAAAGAATACTAGATGTAGTAAATCAAGTAGTAAATTTAGTAGATTATGATAATAAAAAATATGTTTTTAAAGAAGAAAATATTAAAAATGTATTTGAAGAAGTTGTAGATAATTTTAAAAGTGAAATAAAAGAAAATGAATTATCGCTAGATATATCTTTAGAAGAACAATATTATTCTATTGATAAAACAGAATTTAAAAAAGCAATAATTCATATATTAAAAAATTCTATTGAAAACGTTGATTTTGGAAAAACAAAAAATATATTAAAAATAAAAATGGAATCAATGGATAAATTTGATAGAATTATAATAGAAGATAATGGTGTAGGAATAAAAAAAGAAATATTAGAAAATATTTTTAAACCACTTGTATCTACAAAACTTCAAGGAACAGGATTAGGATTAACATTAGCAAAATCAATAATAGAAAAACATGGGTTTGAACTTTTTATAGTATCAAAATATTTACAATATACAAAAGTAATAATCCAGATTCCTAAAATTTTAGAAAGGTGAGAAAGATGAATATAGTTTTATTAGAACCAGAAATACCATATAATACAGGAAATATAGGAAGAACATGTGTTCTTACAAATACAAATTTGCATTTGATTAAACCTTTTGGTTTTTCTTTAGACGAGAAACAAATTAAAAGAGCAGGTCTTGATTATTGGAAAGATGTTAAGCTATATATACATGATAGTTTAGAAGAATTAATAAAAGCAAACAAAAATTCAAATTTTTATTTTGCTACAACTAAAACAAAACAAAAATATAGTGAGGTAAAATATAATAAAAATGATTTTATAGTATTTGGACCTGAATCAAGAGGGATTCCAGAAGATATATTGAATAAATATAAAGAAAACAATATTACTATTCCAATGACTCCTATAGGACGTTCATTAAATTTATCAAATTCTGCAGCAATTATTTTATACGAAGCACTTAGACAAATTGATTTTGATTTTTCTTAAATATAGGAGATTACTGTGAAGAAGAAAAAATTATTTTTAATATTAATATTAGTAATAACAGCTATAAGTATTAAATTGTTTTATAAAATTAAATATTATGAAGAAATATACTTTTATTCAAAAAAATATAATATAGAAGATAAATTATTATTGGCTATAATAAAAGTTGAAAGTAATTTTAATAAAGAAGCAATTTCTTATAAAGGAGCAGTAGGCCTTATGCAAATAATGCCTTCTACTGCTCGTTGGATAACTAAAAAATATGATTTTAATAGAGAGTATGATTTATTATTTCCTATTGATAATATTGAAATAGGAACTATATATTTAAATTATTTGACAAAAAAATTTAATGGGGACTTAAAAAATATATTAATTGCATATAATGCAGGCTCACAAAGAGTGTATAATGATAAATGGAAAGATATAAAAGAAACAAAATTATATATTTATAAAGTTAAAATTGCTTACTTTTTTTATAAATATATTGTTTGACTTTATTTAAGATTATGATATAATAAATTATTGGAGGTATATTTGTGAATAGAATAGCAACCTTATCTATTTTTATTGAAAACAAAGATAGTATAAATAAAGTAAATCATATTCTATCAGAATATTCAGAAATTATTATTTCAAGAATGGGGATTCCTTATAGAGAAAAGAGAATATCTGTAATAGTATTAATAATTGATGGTAGTAATGAAAATATTGGTGCTCTTTCTGGTAAAATAGGCAATTTAAATGGAGTATCAGTAAAAACAGCAATGAAAAAATAGTTTTAAATTATATTATTAAGCATAAGTATTAATTTTTTTAATTTAAATGGCGAATAAAATTTTATTAATAAAAGTTCCTGATTACAAGGAGTAATCTAAGTAAAAGGGAAGGTATATTTGAAAAAAATATTTATATTTTTTGTTTACCTTCCTCTTTTTTTAAGTGGAAGCTTTTTTATTTTATGGAGGGAAATATGAATAAAGAATTATTAGGTACAACATGGCAAGAGGAAGTAAAGGCAGAAAGTTTTGTAAATGAAGAATTATTAGAAACATTATTATTAGAAACAAAAAATCCTAGTGAAGAAGAGTTCAATGCAGTAATGGAAAGAGCAAAACATCAAGAAAGATTAACTCTTAAAGAAGTAGCAATTTTACTAAATACTGAAGATAAAGATAAAATTCAAGAAATATTTCATTTAGCAAAATCGATAAAAGAAAGAGTGTATGGAAATAGAGTGGTGTTATTTGCACCTTTATATTTAGGAAATAAATGTACAAATTTATGTACATATTGTGGATTTAAAGCAACAAACCAAGATACATTAAGAAAAACACTTTCTTTAGAAGAAGAAAGAAAAGAAATAGAAGCTTTAATTGATGAAGGACATAAAAGACTTATACTAGTGTATGGAACACATCCTGATTATAAAGCGGATTATATTGCAGAAACAGTAAAATTAGCGTACTCAATAAAAAATGGTAATGGTGAGATAAGAAGAGTAAATATAAATGCAGCACCACAAACGATAGAGGATTATAAACTTATAAAAGATGCAGGAATAGGAACATATCAAATATTTCAAGAAACTTATCATCAAGAAACATATAAAAAAGTTCATATAGCAGGAGAAAAATCTAATTTTAAATGGCGATTATTTGGATTGAGTAGAGCAATGGAGGCAGGACTTGATGATGTAGGAATAGGAGCTTTATTTGGTTTATATAATTGGAAATTTGAAGTATTAGGACTTATGCAACATGTAGAACATTTAGAAAAAGAATATAATGTAGGACCACATACAATATCTTTTCCTAGATTAAAAGAAGCAAATGGATTATTAAAAAATGAAAAATATTTAGTTAATGATGATGAATTAAAAAGAATAATAGCAATATTAAGACTTGCAGTACCATATACAGGACTTATCCTAACTGCAAGAGAAGAACCAGAATTAAGAAGAGAATGTATGGAACTTGGAGTATCACAAATTGATGCAGGAACTCAAATAGAACTACAAGGATATTCAAAACACAAAAGGGAGCAAGATTTAAAAAAAGAACAATTTAAAATAGGTGATAGTAGAAGTCTTGATGAAGTAATGAGAGAACTTATGCAAGGAGGATTTACACCATCATTTTGTACAGCTTGTTATAGATTAGGGAGAACAGGTGAACATTTTATGGAGTTTTCAAAACCTGGATTTATTCATAATTTTTGTACTCCAAACGCTGTCCTTACATTAGCTGAATATTTAGAAGATTATGCAAGTGAAGAAACTAAAAAAATTGGATATGAATTGATAGAAAAAGAAATTGATAAATCAAATGTAAAAGAAGACATAAAAGTTACATTAAAAGAAAAATTAGAAAAAGTAAAAATTGGTCAAAGAGATTTATACTATTAGGAGCTTAAGTATGAATTATAGAATAGAAAAAGATAGTTTAGGACAAGTAAAAATAGAAAAAAATAAATATTATGGAATAAATACTAAAAGAGCTTTGGAAAATTTTGAACATAAAGGTAAAAAATTAAACTTAGAAATTATTAAATCTATGGCCATTGTAAAAATGGCTGCTGCTATTGCAAATAAAAAAATAAATAAATTAGATAAAAAAATGGCTGATTTTATAATAGAATCTTGTGAGGAAATATATAGTGGGAAATATAATACTGAATTTCCATTGTATGCTATACAAGGTGGTGCAGGAACTTCGATTAATATGAATATAAATGAAGTGATTGCAAATATTATATTAGAAAAAATGGGCTATGAAAAAGGAAGATATGATATAGTTAATCCTATTGAACATATAAATTTGTCTCAATCAACAAATGATGTTTTTCCTACTGCAGTGAAAATAAGTGTAATAAGAATTCTTAGGGAATTAATAAACGAAGTAATGAAATTACAAGAAATTTTACAAGAAAAAGAAACTGAATTTTCAAATGTATTTAAAATAGGAAGAACACAATTTCAAGATGCTGTACCAATGAGTGTAGGATCAGAATTTTCAGCTTATGCAGAAGCTGTCTCTAGAGATAGATGGAGATTATATAAAATAGAAGAAAGAATAAGAAGAATAAATATTGGTGGAACAGCAATAGGAACAGGAGTTGGAGCTAGTTTAAAATATAGATATTATGTAAGTGAGGAACTTAAAAGACTTACAGGATATGGATTAGCTAGAGCAGAAAATCTAATAGATGCAACACAAAATATGGATGTATTTGTAGAAGTATCTAGTTTATTAAAAACACTTGCGGTAAATTTAAATAAAATGGCAAAAGATTTAAGAATATTGTCTAGTGGACCAAATGCTGGATTAAATGAAATAAATCTCCCAAAATTACAAATAGGTTCTAGTATAATGCCAGGGAAAATAAACCCCGTAGGTCCTGAATTTATCCAACAAATATATTTTAAAATTATAGGGAATGATCTTACATTAACTATGGCTTGCGCAGATGGTGAATTAGAATTAAATGCATTTACACCAATAATTGCAGAATCTATATTAGAATCAATAGAGCTTTTAAGAGATGGGATAAAAGTATTTGCTGAAAAAGTTGTAAAAGGAATAACTGTAAATAAAGAAACATGTAGAAAATATGTAGAAAGTAGTTTAACAAAAGCAACAGAGCTTATTGATAAATTTGGATACGAGTTTTTATCTGAGATATTGAAAGAAAGCAATAAAACAGGAAAACATTATTTAGATATTTTAAAAGAAAAAAAATTAATTTAATAAAACCACCTTTTGGCCAAGCCAAAAGGTGGTTTTATTATTGAACACATTTTTTAATTGCATTAGCTACATTTTCAACAACTTTTTTATTAAAAGCGTCTGGAATAATATAATTATCTGCTAATTCTTCATCTGGTATAACATTAGCTATAGCATATGCTGCAGCTATTTTCATTTCCTCAGTAATGGTTTTAGCTCTAGCATCTAAAGCACCTCTAAATATTCCTGGAAAAGCTAATACATTATTTATTTGATTAGGATAATCGGATCTACCTGTACCAATTATTTTAGCTCCTGCTTTTTTTGCAAGTTCTGGCATTATTTCAGGAGTAGGATTGGCCATTGCAAAAATAACTGGATCAGTATTCATAGATTTTATCATGTCTTTAGTTACTATATTAGGAGCAGATACTCCAATAAATACATCAGCATTTTTTAAAGCAGTGGCTAAAGATCCTTTTATTAAATTATTATTAGTAATTGATGCTATTTCATTATGAAGAGGATTTTCATAATGAATATTTTTATTTAAAATTCCATTTATATCACAAGCTATTATATTTTTAGGATTTAACTGTTTTATCATTTTTATAATAGCACTTCCAGCAGCACCTATGCCATTTACTACTATAGTAGCTTTTGTAATATCTTTTTTAAGATATCTATAAGCATTTATTAGTGCAGCAGTTACAACTATAGCAGTACCGTGTTGATCATCGTGAAATACTGGTATATCAAGCTCTTCTTTTAATCGTCTTTCTATTTCTACGCATCTGGGAGCTGAAATATCTTCTAAATTTATTCCACCAAAATTTGGAGCAATAAGTTTTACAGTTTTAACTATTTCATCTACATCATTTGTATTTAAACATAAAGGAACAGCATTTACACCAGCAAATTCTTTAAATAAAATAGCTTTACCTTCCATTACAGGTAGACCAGCATAAGGACCAATATCTCCAAGTCCAAGAACAGCACTGCCATCACTAACTACAGCAACAAGATTTCCTTTAGAAGTATACTTATAAATGTTTTCTTTATTTTTTACTATTTCTCTACAAGGTTCTGCTACTCCTGGAGAATATGCTAAAGTTAAATCATTTTTATTTTTGACATTAATTTTTGATATTACTTCAATTTTTCCTTTATTTTTTTCATGCAATTCTAACGCTTTTTTGTATATATCCATTTTTTCCCCCGATTATTTTAATTTTTTTATTATAAACAAGTAGTTTCATATAGATCATTACCATAAGTATCATTTACTACAAAAACAGGAAAATCTTCTACATATAATTTTCTTATAGCTTCTGTTCCAAGGTCTTCATATGCAATAAGTTCAGCACTTTTTACACATTTTGAAAGCAAAGCAGCAGTCCCACCAACGGCTGCAAAATAAATAGCTTTATTTTTTTTAATAGCTTCTTTAACTTTTTTATTTCGAGGCCCTTTTCCAATCATTGCTTTTAATCCATGTTCAAGTAAAATTGGAGTATAATCATCCATTCTATAACTTGTTGTTGGACCACATGGACCTATAATATCTCCTGGTTTTGCTGGAGCTGGACCAACATAATAAATTATTTGATTTTTTAAATTAAATGGTAATTCTTTCCCATTTTTAAGTAATTTAACTAATCTTTTATGAGCTAAATCTCTTGCAGTATATATATATCCTGAAATATATACTTTTTCCCCACATTTTAAGCTTTCCAAACTTTTTGGATTAATAGGTGTTGTAATTTTCATTATTCCCCCTTTGTAAAATTATATATTAAAAATATTTATTAGTTTTTTTAATACCCCATTATTATCATTTTTATCTATTACTTCGAGATGTGGCAAACTTTCCTTTAATTTATAGTGTGCATTACCCATAATAAATCCTAAACCAGATTCATTTAAAAGTTCATAATCATTAAAACCATCACCAAAAGCTATTGTTTCATGCTTATCAATATTAAAATTTTTAAGTATAGAAAATACAGCATGAGCTTTTGAAGTATTAGCATTAATAATTTCTAAAGAGTATTCTGTAGAAAACATTGTCTTTATTTTATTGCTTATAGATTGTATATCTTTTTCTAATTTCAATAATTTTTCATGATCACCAATATATACTAGTTTTGTAATGTTTTTATCTCTAAAATTATTAAAATTAGATATTTTGTATTTATATCCTGTTTTTTCTTGGTATTCAACTATTTCTTTTATAAAAATATCTTTTTCTACAAACCAATCTTCGTTGTAATATAAATTAGGAATAATATCATTGTCAATTTTTAAATCTAAAATTTCATTAACAATATTTTTGTCTATTTCATACTCTTTAATAAGTTTATCTTGATAGTAAATTCTACTACCATTATTTGTAACTAAAGGAGTATCTAAAGATAATTCTTTTTTTACAGGAAGAGCATCATATAAACATCTACCTGTAGCAATTATTACTTTTAAACCAGAATTTATTAATTTCTGTATATATAAATTTGTTTCTTTATCAATTTTTCCATTACTTTTAAGTAAAGTTCCGTCTAAATCAAATGCGATAGCTTTTATATGTTTCATTTGTCATCACCTATTTTTTTTATTATATTATAACATAAAATCAAATAATCATA carries:
- the hydG gene encoding [FeFe] hydrogenase H-cluster radical SAM maturase HydG, with protein sequence MNKELLGTTWQEEVKAESFVNEELLETLLLETKNPSEEEFNAVMERAKHQERLTLKEVAILLNTEDKDKIQEIFHLAKSIKERVYGNRVVLFAPLYLGNKCTNLCTYCGFKATNQDTLRKTLSLEEERKEIEALIDEGHKRLILVYGTHPDYKADYIAETVKLAYSIKNGNGEIRRVNINAAPQTIEDYKLIKDAGIGTYQIFQETYHQETYKKVHIAGEKSNFKWRLFGLSRAMEAGLDDVGIGALFGLYNWKFEVLGLMQHVEHLEKEYNVGPHTISFPRLKEANGLLKNEKYLVNDDELKRIIAILRLAVPYTGLILTAREEPELRRECMELGVSQIDAGTQIELQGYSKHKREQDLKKEQFKIGDSRSLDEVMRELMQGGFTPSFCTACYRLGRTGEHFMEFSKPGFIHNFCTPNAVLTLAEYLEDYASEETKKIGYELIEKEIDKSNVKEDIKVTLKEKLEKVKIGQRDLYY
- a CDS encoding HAD family hydrolase, coding for MKHIKAIAFDLDGTLLKSNGKIDKETNLYIQKLINSGLKVIIATGRCLYDALPVKKELSLDTPLVTNNGSRIYYQDKLIKEYEIDKNIVNEILDLKIDNDIIPNLYYNEDWFVEKDIFIKEIVEYQEKTGYKYKISNFNNFRDKNITKLVYIGDHEKLLKLEKDIQSISNKIKTMFSTEYSLEIINANTSKAHAVFSILKNFNIDKHETIAFGDGFNDYELLNESGLGFIMGNAHYKLKESLPHLEVIDKNDNNGVLKKLINIFNI
- a CDS encoding aspartate ammonia-lyase translates to MNYRIEKDSLGQVKIEKNKYYGINTKRALENFEHKGKKLNLEIIKSMAIVKMAAAIANKKINKLDKKMADFIIESCEEIYSGKYNTEFPLYAIQGGAGTSINMNINEVIANIILEKMGYEKGRYDIVNPIEHINLSQSTNDVFPTAVKISVIRILRELINEVMKLQEILQEKETEFSNVFKIGRTQFQDAVPMSVGSEFSAYAEAVSRDRWRLYKIEERIRRINIGGTAIGTGVGASLKYRYYVSEELKRLTGYGLARAENLIDATQNMDVFVEVSSLLKTLAVNLNKMAKDLRILSSGPNAGLNEINLPKLQIGSSIMPGKINPVGPEFIQQIYFKIIGNDLTLTMACADGELELNAFTPIIAESILESIELLRDGIKVFAEKVVKGITVNKETCRKYVESSLTKATELIDKFGYEFLSEILKESNKTGKHYLDILKEKKLI
- the trmL gene encoding tRNA (uridine(34)/cytosine(34)/5-carboxymethylaminomethyluridine(34)-2'-O)-methyltransferase TrmL, with translation MNIVLLEPEIPYNTGNIGRTCVLTNTNLHLIKPFGFSLDEKQIKRAGLDYWKDVKLYIHDSLEELIKANKNSNFYFATTKTKQKYSEVKYNKNDFIVFGPESRGIPEDILNKYKENNITIPMTPIGRSLNLSNSAAIILYEALRQIDFDFS
- a CDS encoding NAD(P)-dependent malic enzyme, which gives rise to MDIYKKALELHEKNKGKIEVISKINVKNKNDLTLAYSPGVAEPCREIVKNKENIYKYTSKGNLVAVVSDGSAVLGLGDIGPYAGLPVMEGKAILFKEFAGVNAVPLCLNTNDVDEIVKTVKLIAPNFGGINLEDISAPRCVEIERRLKEELDIPVFHDDQHGTAIVVTAALINAYRYLKKDITKATIVVNGIGAAGSAIIKMIKQLNPKNIIACDINGILNKNIHYENPLHNEIASITNNNLIKGSLATALKNADVFIGVSAPNIVTKDMIKSMNTDPVIFAMANPTPEIMPELAKKAGAKIIGTGRSDYPNQINNVLAFPGIFRGALDARAKTITEEMKIAAAYAIANVIPDEELADNYIIPDAFNKKVVENVANAIKKCVQ
- a CDS encoding TM1266 family iron-only hydrogenase system putative regulator encodes the protein MNRIATLSIFIENKDSINKVNHILSEYSEIIISRMGIPYREKRISVIVLIIDGSNENIGALSGKIGNLNGVSVKTAMKK
- a CDS encoding lytic transglycosylase domain-containing protein, which translates into the protein MKKKKLFLILILVITAISIKLFYKIKYYEEIYFYSKKYNIEDKLLLAIIKVESNFNKEAISYKGAVGLMQIMPSTARWITKKYDFNREYDLLFPIDNIEIGTIYLNYLTKKFNGDLKNILIAYNAGSQRVYNDKWKDIKETKLYIYKVKIAYFFYKYIV
- a CDS encoding Fe-S-containing hydro-lyase, which translates into the protein MKITTPINPKSLESLKCGEKVYISGYIYTARDLAHKRLVKLLKNGKELPFNLKNQIIYYVGPAPAKPGDIIGPCGPTTSYRMDDYTPILLEHGLKAMIGKGPRNKKVKEAIKKNKAIYFAAVGGTAALLSKCVKSAELIAYEDLGTEAIRKLYVEDFPVFVVNDTYGNDLYETTCL